The Anolis carolinensis isolate JA03-04 chromosome 2, rAnoCar3.1.pri, whole genome shotgun sequence genome has a window encoding:
- the cdr2l gene encoding cerebellar degeneration-related protein 2-like isoform X1 yields the protein MLNADRMEEFQSEEEEPWYDQQDLEQDLHLAAELGKTLLERNKELEDSLQQMYATNEEQVQEIEYLTKQLEMLRHMNEQHAKVYEQLDMTARDLELANQKLVLDSKASHQKIQCLTETIEGLQNQVDELQKQVEELQSLDQLRIRREKRERRRTIHTFPCLKELCSSPRYEDAFQIHSSSMEFSQMPLERENERLQAMVNSLRSQVNQEKQRKERVEKEYTSVIQEYSDLEQRVCEMESCKLRIKELETELLELQQMKQVKKYLLSREDNLSEALLEPLNNAPEADYIDLSEEEGGKIHNSSMAASPNHPVRKSCSDTALNAIVTKDAVSRHEGNYTLHANNVRKRGMSILREVDEQYHALLEKYEELLSKCRQHKDSVRHAGVQTSRPISRDSSFRDFRGEGFELDELKTMEKSLSKHVEAVDKRLEQSQPEYKALFKEIFSRIQKTKADINATKVKKKTSK from the exons actTGCACTTAGCAGCTGAACTGGGGAAGACGTTGCTAGAACGCAACAAAGAACTGGAAGATTCACTACAGCAAATGTATGCAACCAATGAGGAGCAAGTACAAGAGATAGAG TATTTGACAAAACAGTTGGAAATGTTACGCCATATGAACGAACAGCATGCTAAAGTCTATGAGCAGTTGGATATGACAGCGCGGGACCTCGAACTGGCCAACCAGAAGCTGGTGCTAGACAGTAAAGCATCTCATCAGAAGATACAATG TCTGACAGAAACCATAGAAGGACTGCAGAACCAAGTAGATGAACTGCAGAAGCAGGTGGAGGAGTTGCAAAGCTTAGATCAGCTGCGTATCCGCCGAGAGAAGCGAGAGAGACGCCGAACCATCCATACTTTCCCTTGTCTCAAGGAGCTATGCTCAAGTCCCAG ATACGAAGATGCCTTCCAGATTCACAGCTCCTCAATGGAGTTCAGTCAGATGCCCTTGGAGCGTGAAAATGAGCGATTACAAGCAATGGTGAATTCCCTCAGGTCCCAGGTCAACCAGGAGAAACAGAGAAAGGAGCGGGTGGAGAAAGAGTATACATCTGTCATCCAAGAGTACTCAGACCTTGAACAGCGAGTATGTGAGATGGAGAGCTGCAAGCTGCGCATCAAAGAGCTGGAAACTGAGTTGTTGGAACTTCAGCAGATGAAGCAAGTCAAGAAGTATCTCCTCAGCAGAGAGGACAACCTGTCAGAAGCACTTCTTGAACCATTAAACAATGCCCCAGAAGCTGACTATATTGATCTGTCTGAGGAAGAAGGAGGCAAAATCCACAACTCGTCAATGGCAGCCTCCCCAAACCATCCTGTAAGGAAAAGCTGTAGTGACACAGCCCTAAATGCCATTGTGACTAAAGATGCTGTGAGCAGACATGAAGGCAACTACACGCTCCATGCCAATAATGTGCGCAAGAGGGGGATGTCAATCCTTAGGGAAGTGGATGAACAGTATCATGCCCTGCTGGAGAAGTATGAGGAGCTCCTCAGCAAGTGCCGACAGCACAAGGACAGTGTGCGCCATGCCGGTGTCCAGACCTCTCGCCCCATCTCTCGGGACAGCTCCTTTAGAGACTTCAGGGGAGAGGGCTTTGAGCTAGATGAGCTCAAGACAATGGAGAAGAGCCTTAGCAAACACGTGGAGGCTGTGGACAAGAGATTAGAGCAGAGTCAGCCAGAGTACAAGGCCCTCTTTAAAGAGATCTTCTCCAGAATCCAAAAGACAAAAGCAGACATCAATGCCACCAAGGTGAAAAAGAAGACCAGCAAGTGA
- the cdr2l gene encoding cerebellar degeneration-related protein 2-like isoform X2, whose product MYATNEEQVQEIEYLTKQLEMLRHMNEQHAKVYEQLDMTARDLELANQKLVLDSKASHQKIQCLTETIEGLQNQVDELQKQVEELQSLDQLRIRREKRERRRTIHTFPCLKELCSSPRYEDAFQIHSSSMEFSQMPLERENERLQAMVNSLRSQVNQEKQRKERVEKEYTSVIQEYSDLEQRVCEMESCKLRIKELETELLELQQMKQVKKYLLSREDNLSEALLEPLNNAPEADYIDLSEEEGGKIHNSSMAASPNHPVRKSCSDTALNAIVTKDAVSRHEGNYTLHANNVRKRGMSILREVDEQYHALLEKYEELLSKCRQHKDSVRHAGVQTSRPISRDSSFRDFRGEGFELDELKTMEKSLSKHVEAVDKRLEQSQPEYKALFKEIFSRIQKTKADINATKVKKKTSK is encoded by the exons ATGTATGCAACCAATGAGGAGCAAGTACAAGAGATAGAG TATTTGACAAAACAGTTGGAAATGTTACGCCATATGAACGAACAGCATGCTAAAGTCTATGAGCAGTTGGATATGACAGCGCGGGACCTCGAACTGGCCAACCAGAAGCTGGTGCTAGACAGTAAAGCATCTCATCAGAAGATACAATG TCTGACAGAAACCATAGAAGGACTGCAGAACCAAGTAGATGAACTGCAGAAGCAGGTGGAGGAGTTGCAAAGCTTAGATCAGCTGCGTATCCGCCGAGAGAAGCGAGAGAGACGCCGAACCATCCATACTTTCCCTTGTCTCAAGGAGCTATGCTCAAGTCCCAG ATACGAAGATGCCTTCCAGATTCACAGCTCCTCAATGGAGTTCAGTCAGATGCCCTTGGAGCGTGAAAATGAGCGATTACAAGCAATGGTGAATTCCCTCAGGTCCCAGGTCAACCAGGAGAAACAGAGAAAGGAGCGGGTGGAGAAAGAGTATACATCTGTCATCCAAGAGTACTCAGACCTTGAACAGCGAGTATGTGAGATGGAGAGCTGCAAGCTGCGCATCAAAGAGCTGGAAACTGAGTTGTTGGAACTTCAGCAGATGAAGCAAGTCAAGAAGTATCTCCTCAGCAGAGAGGACAACCTGTCAGAAGCACTTCTTGAACCATTAAACAATGCCCCAGAAGCTGACTATATTGATCTGTCTGAGGAAGAAGGAGGCAAAATCCACAACTCGTCAATGGCAGCCTCCCCAAACCATCCTGTAAGGAAAAGCTGTAGTGACACAGCCCTAAATGCCATTGTGACTAAAGATGCTGTGAGCAGACATGAAGGCAACTACACGCTCCATGCCAATAATGTGCGCAAGAGGGGGATGTCAATCCTTAGGGAAGTGGATGAACAGTATCATGCCCTGCTGGAGAAGTATGAGGAGCTCCTCAGCAAGTGCCGACAGCACAAGGACAGTGTGCGCCATGCCGGTGTCCAGACCTCTCGCCCCATCTCTCGGGACAGCTCCTTTAGAGACTTCAGGGGAGAGGGCTTTGAGCTAGATGAGCTCAAGACAATGGAGAAGAGCCTTAGCAAACACGTGGAGGCTGTGGACAAGAGATTAGAGCAGAGTCAGCCAGAGTACAAGGCCCTCTTTAAAGAGATCTTCTCCAGAATCCAAAAGACAAAAGCAGACATCAATGCCACCAAGGTGAAAAAGAAGACCAGCAAGTGA
- the mrpl58 gene encoding large ribosomal subunit protein mL62 translates to MEGPRRFKMAVRALRCFWRTPVRWTSFSEAQASWTRRAVASGSSSEFRSEYSLDKLYPRQTKETEATKDGTNQTVPNIPVDRLSVSYCRSSGPGGQNVNKVNTKAEVRFHLASADWITEDVRQKMAVMQKNKITKFGELIVTSEVSRYQMRNLADCLQKIRDMIVEATATPEVPSKETSEMMIARVEKMNRERLRQKKIHSTLKQSRRVDFD, encoded by the exons ATGGAGGGACCAAGGCGCTTCAAGATGGCGGTGCGCGCTCTGCGCTGTTTCTGGCGGACGCCGGTGCGCTGGACATCATTCTCCGAAGCCCAAGCCTCTTGGACGCGCCGAGCAGTTGCCTCCGGCTCTTCTTCCGAGTTCCGGAGCGAATACAGCTTGGATAAACTGTATCCGCGGCAAACAAAAGAAACCGAGGCGACAAAG GATGGAACAAACCAGACGGTTCCTAACATCCCTGTGG ATCGTTTATCTGTATCCTATTGCCGGAGTAGTGGTCCAGGAGGTCAAAATGTTAATAAAG TGAATACTAAGGCAGAGGTACGATTCCATTTGGCATCAGCAGACTGGATTACAGAAGATGTGCGGCAAAAAATGGCAGTGATG CAAAAGAATAAAATCACTAAGTTTGGGGAACTCATAGTCACCTCTGAAGTGAGTCGCTACCAGATGAGGAATTTGGCAGACTGCTTGCAAAAAATCAGAGACATGATTGTGGAAGCCACAGCAACACCCGAAGTTCCATCCAAAGAGACTTCAGAGATGATGATAGCAAG AGTGGAGAAAATGAACCGTGAACGTCTTCGCCAGAAAAAAATTCATTCTACTCTAAAGCAAAGCAGGCGGGTGGATTTTGACTGA